The genomic interval ATCAAATGCACACGTACCATCCCATTCCGTGTACCTTCTTCCCGGTGAAGCAAATTCGAAGCCGTCAGAAGATGAAACGGTCGGAGAAGTCTGGGTGGTGTTTGCGGTTAGCAAACCGACAGCTTGCTCCGACACATTCGACGTGCTGATGTCTGCATCGTCCCATCCTGGATCCTCGTAGTCCTGTTGGGCCCCTTGCCCGCTGCGAAGTATCCTGCCtgccctctcccttccccggTCCTTCAGAGTGCAATACGTCTGGTTAGGATGGTAAAAGCAGTTCGCACAGCCTGATCACCTTGCTAACAATATCAtcaggagctcgaggagaaATCATGACGCATGACTGAAATAGGCCGTTGCCACTTGCGCCTCGGCCACACGACTTGGGGGCAGGCTCTCCTGTCACTTGCAGGATTAGGGCAGTGATGTCTCGCGGGTTGGTATCAGAGAAGGGGTTGGTCCTGATCCGCATGTGGTTCCAGTCGAAATCTGGTagttgaggaagagaaagcaaGGTCCTGACATGCCCCTTGCTAGGAGGCTCCCGACCTTTGAAGTGCCTAAGGTAAAGGCTGGAGGGCTTTCCAGAGGGCTTTGGGGTCGCCGGGGGGTAGGAGAATTAAAATGAGATGCTGAGCTTACTTTGGCAAGACTGGTCATAGGACTCTGGGCACCACTATATTCGCTTCCAGCTCCCGATGGGGGCTGGCTGTTGTCGACATCGTATCGTCCGTGTCCTTGTTCCGGTAGCGAGGGAGCGACCATGAGAGGTTCAGACGGATCCAGAGCTCCTACCGAGACCACAATGCCCGGTTTCGGTTTGGCACCCGAAGCTTGACCTTCACCATCCCGGAGTTTGGCATAATGTCCTCGTACCGAGAGGGTTCCGTCCATATTGTCGTGCAACAGGGAACCTCGATGTTGACGCTGTGGCAGAGTGTGAGCAATCATGGGTGGAAAAAATACAATTGAAGGCAAGGCATACGACGAAATGTCCACCCAGCTGCTTTATGGCAGGAAAAAGCTTCCGACACGATCGAACAGGGCAGATCCTAAAACATTAGTACATACGACTTCAGAAGTAGAAATTCCGAAACCTACCAGGGAAAGCCAGGACGAGCCGAGGACCACTCATATCCATCTGGTATAGTGGTACCGTACATAGACTCATTATTCCAACGCAAATAAGGTCGTCCGGATGGAGTGAGGTCTAGGGCGTGCGGTTCGACCTTTGCTACTTCGGCGGCCTCGGCCTGAACCTGGCTGTTTACGGGGGTTGTGAGGACAGAGACCTCACCTACTTCCGACCCCTCTTCCCAGTCACCATCGTTACTGTCGTCCGGGATGTTTTCTGGTGGGAAAACAGGGTCCAACTGGTCCATCATCTCGACATCAGAAGTCTCCGAAGTagacgacgatgatgctGGGGCTGGTGCAGAGACAGTGGGACGGGACAGACTTTGAGCAGAGACATAGGCCGGCAGAGGGACGGGTGATATAACTGTGGGTTGAAAGTTGACCGTTTGCAACTTTTTGTGCTGGCCATGGCTTTGGTCATTGGCTCCCGAAGTGCGTCGTCGTTTCAAAGCGTCAGAGATGGCTTTTCTCCTTTCAGCATCGGTAGTATACTTTGTACCTTTGAGGCCGGCATCTCCCTGTGCAGTTGAGGCAAATTGGACTGCGGGGCTATGGGTTGCGGTTCGGGGGGGCAAAATGTCACTGATGATTGGGGGAGGCTCCGAGCCCGAGTCGGCGGGCGGCGGCAGGGTGGGGTTTTccttggcgggggtggtCATACCCGTGGACGCACTCTTGTCGCGACCTCCGAAAATCCAGCTTTCTATTGAGCCATTCGCAGCAGGGTCCTGAAATGTCCGCGGCATTTGAGCTGTGATAGTATTGGAGGGCTCTTTTCCAGGCCGCCTTACCAAGGCAATGCCCGCCTACACACCGTGGAAGGAACTCcgccttgctgctggctACGTCGACGGAGATTCGAGAGCTGATAAAGCTGCGGTAAGCCACCACGCAGATCCTGAATGGGCGTTTGCGTCGCAACTGTAGTAATTAAAGCCTGAAAATAAGCATCAGGCTGGAAAGCGTAAGTAAGTACCAGGTAGGTAAGAATTAGGTCAGCTGAAGTTTGAGGGCTTGTTGGTCGTCTGAAATGAGGTTTGTAGGAGTCGTCTTCTGTCCGGGATAGGGCTTCAGACGGAAAAAAGAAGTTTTGGTTAGGCTTTAGGCACTGTTTTGTGCCTGGGCTTAAGTGGCCTGTGCGTGCTTAGCGCCTTAGCCTAAAGTAGCTGAAAAGAGAAATATctctttactttactaaGCTAAATCCTTCAACTCAGTAGCAGGTTTTATTTACGTTTACGCTCATGTAACGAACTCtgatccagaacctctaaaagggatacaTAGACCCGTGGATCACCTGGATCACCTTTCCTTCCTGTCGCTCACTATGCTCATCGTGATCCTGTCGCTCGCTCACCGGGATCACCGTGAGTTCGTCGCTTCACTTCCAATTAGTCAGTAATGTAGCCAGGGGCATCCCGCGCCCCGTGCGTTAGCTCTTCATCCACAATTGTACAGCTCATAATTCTTTTTAAGTACTACCTTACTTACAGCAGGCCAAACAGGCAGAGCCCACGAGGCTTTACGTAGGTAGTAGGCCAGACTACTCCTGTCGCTTATCGGCTCCAAGCACCTGCAGGGGCAAGCGCCCCAGACCCGCACCAATTGCCGGGCCGTTCCATTCTGTGTCTTTTTTAACTTCAACTCGAGACAAATCACACGACTACATGGCAAAGAATTCTCAAGACTACTATCAGCTGTTTGTCTCTACTCCCTTTCGTCTGACGAGAGCACTGCAGCTACCATGGAGTTCGCACAGAGCGCCACACAGCAAGCGGAGTCCTTGGCCATCCATCATGAGCATAGCTTCCAACTACCTACCCAGCATTCCCGCTCACCGACGCCGAGAACACGGAGCGCTGATCGAAACCGGTACGGCCATCTCtcgccgaggccaaggcggCTCCAGTGGGCTTTTCCGAGAATTGGGTTGTCCCGGGTTCTTGGGTTGCATGCGGAGACGTGAAACACTTATTTACAGGCCGTTATTGTTAATAAACCCGTGCTGGGATCTTTGATTTCCGCCAACGATGTCGCCGCGGAATAATTGCCTCCGCTTTGGCGAACATATTAGTGACACCTTTCGCTCGAGGTAGCGGAGGCGCCTTGGGGGGCTGAGGTAGGGAAATATATGAAGTCAGCTACTTACCACATCTCTAGTCGGTAGTACTCCCCCAGGATTCCCTTCCCGGCAAGCAGTCTCGCATCAACCATGACGCAACTCAGCAGCCTCTTCCTGACCGCCGTGCTCGCCCTTGCCTCGGGTGTCCGGGCCCAATGCGGTGCAGGCAGCCCCCATGCCACCGTGTCCGGCTCAGGCAATTCTTTCAGGACAACCAGAGGCTCCACTCAACTCTACTCTGGTTCCGACTACAGAGCTGCCATTCAGGCCGGTCTCGATGGAATCTCCAGCGGGCAGCGTGTTGCCGTTCTCGCCTCAGGATCCATCGGCGccggcaccatcaccctcgcctcGGGCAAGATCTTTGAGGGTTGCGGTACCATCAACGTGGGCAACCGCGCCGGCCGAGGCGCCATTGAGATCCAAAACGTAAACGATGTCCAGATTCCTTTCCTCACCATGACGGGCAACCCTTACTT from Podospora pseudoanserina strain CBS 124.78 chromosome 6, whole genome shotgun sequence carries:
- a CDS encoding hypothetical protein (EggNog:ENOG503PDBR) — protein: MPRTFQDPAANGSIESWIFGGRDKSASTGMTTPAKENPTLPPPADSGSEPPPIISDILPPRTATHSPAVQFASTAQGDAGLKGTKYTTDAERRKAISDALKRRRTSGANDQSHGQHKKLQTVNFQPTVISPVPLPAYVSAQSLSRPTVSAPAPASSSSTSETSDVEMMDQLDPVFPPENIPDDSNDGDWEEGSEVGEVSVLTTPVNSQVQAEAAEVAKVEPHALDLTPSGRPYLRWNNESMYGTTIPDGYEWSSARPGFPWICPVRSCRKLFPAIKQLGGHFVRQHRGSLLHDNMDGTLSVRGHYAKLRDGEGQASGAKPKPGIVVSVGALDPSEPLMVAPSLPEQGHGRYDVDNSQPPSGAGSEYSGAQSPMTSLAKPSGKPSSLYLRHFKGREPPSKGHVRTLLSLPQLPDFDWNHMRIRTNPFSDTNPRDITALILQVTGEPAPKSCGRGASGNGLFQSCVMISPRAPDDITYCTLKDRGRERAGRILRSGQGAQQDYEDPGWDDADISTSNVSEQAVGLLTANTTQTSPTVSSSDGFEFASPGRRYTEWDDDNGDPRSLCGVMIPAGYTELSGPRPFRCPIRSCETKCIKVKDLGFHFSRSHYASYLKDNGDGSFDLVGVYAPKRGNIGPSGKILHPRPSIVVAKTRPDGSVEWAANWWILRHHMLPATAAADVPVGDEALANRSWPPKSTWDHMEAEEKTSQGAVAEENASRMAAEQQRAAEQQSPAEPMANVMAGRSLRRIPGTNRAHMNVWLPGVKTPGVMRKEQQQQYRMHTLRWSDVHQRPVPPRPKSPQAAQATAQAQQAVPQAPQVSQAEQPADIARNAAVEGVEEEHEGVSTRYKLRARTSESGHFYPQAPPPAPAEPDESIPEEPAPPSPIVKHQRRQPKSRILEGIPSSNGVQTTGFIIAEQVLEMEDWEVAPGRIREMDPKSESIAFSKSFLSSTHAVEVCEDVAFRVDVIRSGQTFKIEGEENQLRLVSLAAGKLRVKIGEEPEFVMGPHGMFKVKAGAGCTVRNRMYVEAIIHTTVLNGFS